The Plectropomus leopardus isolate mb chromosome 7, YSFRI_Pleo_2.0, whole genome shotgun sequence genome window below encodes:
- the dpys gene encoding dihydropyrimidinase: MAEPSGILIKGGKVVNEECSVISDVYIENGKIVEVGLNLKTPAGVRVIDATDKLVIPGGIDTHTHMEFEFMGTKAVDDFYIGTKAALAGGTTMIMDFVIPQRGKSLLEAFDCWRKKADPKVCCDYSLHVAVTWWSDKVKEEMQMITKDKGVNSFKMFMAYKGLFMLPDSELFAAFSQCKKIGAIAQVHAENGDLIAEGSKKMLSLGITGPEGHEMCRPEDVEAEATQRAITIANAVNCPLYVVHVMSKSAAKVVSNARRDGRVVFGEPIAAGLGTDGTHYWDKDWGHGAGFVMGPPLRPDPSTPGYLMDLLANDDLSVTGTDNCTFSMCQKALGKDDFTKIPNGVNGVEDRMSVIWEKGVHSGKMDENRFVAVTSSNAAKIFNFFPQKGRIAKNSDADVVIWDPKMTRKISAKTHHQALDYNIFEGMECHGVPVITISRGKVVYEDGRLKVSPGHGKFIHRQPFSEFVYKRVKQRDQVGQPTAVIRKPYEGEIISL; encoded by the exons ATGGCAGAGCCCAGCGGGATCTTGATAAAAGGAGGTAAAGTTGTGAATGAAGAGTGTTCCGTGATCAGCGACGTCTACATAGAGAATGGGAAAATTGTTGAAGTTGGACTGAATCTTAAGACCCCAGCGGGGGTGCGAGTCATCGATGCCACCGACAAACTGGTGATCCCAGGAGGCAtcgacacgcacacacacatggagtTTGAGTTCATGGGTACCAAGGCTGTGGACGACTTCTATATCGGCACCAAG GCCGCTCTAGCAGGAGGGACCACCATGATCATGGACTTTGTCATCCCCCAAAGAGGCAAGTCACTCCTGGAAGCCTTCGACTGTTGGCGAAAGAAGGCGGACCCCAAAGTGTGCTGCGACTATTCGCTACATGTCGCCGTCACATGGTGGAGTGACAAG GTCAAAGAAGAGATGCAGATGATTACCAAAGACAAGGGGGTCAATTCCTTTAAGATGTTTATGGCCTATAAAGGTCTGTTCATGCTGCCGGACTCTGAGCTGTTTGCTGCCTTTTCTCAGTGTAAGAAGATCGGAGCGATAGCTCAGGTGCATGCTGAGAACGGAGACCTGATTGCAGAG GGGTCTAAGAAGATGCTGTCTCTGGGCATCACAGGGCCAGAAGGCCATGAGATGTGTCGGCCAGAGGACGTGGAGGCTGAGGCCACCCAGCGAGCCATCACTATCGCCAACGCTGTCAATTGCCCTCTCTATGTGGTCCATGTCATGAGCAAATCTGCTGCCAAGGTGGTGTCCAATGCCCGCAGAGATG GGCGTGTGGTTTTTGGGGAGCCCATTGCAGCTGGACTGGGCACCGACGGTACTCACTACTGGGACAAAGACTGGGGTCATGGTGCTGGCTTTGTCATGGGTCCTCCCCTCAGACCTGACCCCAGCACCCCTGGGTACCTCATGGACCTACTGGCCAA CGATGACCTGAGTGTGACAGGGACGGACAACTGCACCTTCTCCATGTGCCAGAAGGCTCTCGGCAAAGACGACTTCACCAAGATACCAAATGGCGTGAATGGAGTGGAGGACAGGATGTCTGTTATCTGGGAGAAAGGGGTG CACAGTGGCAAAATGGACGAGAATCGATTTGTAGCTGTCACCAGCAGCAACGCAGCAAAAATCTTCAACTTCTTCCCACAGAAAGGCCGTATCGCCAAGAACTCGGATGCTGATGTGGTTATATGGGACCCCAAGATGACAAG GAAGATATCAGCCAAGACTCACCATCAGGCTCTGGACTACAACATCTTCGAGGGCATGGAGTGTCATGGTGTCCCTGTCATCACCATCTCCAGAGGAAAAGTGGTCTATGAGGATGGGCGGTTGAAGGTGTCCCCAGGGCATGGCAAATTCATCCACAGACAGCCCTTCTCTGAATTTGTTTACAAAAGAGTCAAGCAAAGGGATCAG GTGGGGCAACCTACAGCTGTGATCAGAAAGCCCTATGAGGGTGAAATAATTTCTCTATGA
- the LOC121946279 gene encoding dendritic cell-specific transmembrane protein produces MLIAWIALKKSLEDISYLAVDVFITGQRDDFPRTLIFLITCSFSSLLLSSLLLLYLLFTLNYELAVAGGIAGCFGTLLTVALFLSKRVRCFGTLFVISIFMKKSRNLLLTAGTSLVVLRNIRNTLENLTGLVRSMICNLKAKKAAIIAPFSNYVNMLKWLGNILKGVTDFGVVNLDSKLKVSPRLESEKLRGKLAEAEQTLNNTVKYVQSVMNTVSSVTDKMFPAISFLVLMMFIALHIKKYCNDMKYQNRFVSSRFVRFDEKQKEEGKPHVLPLTPKEEKMYTVVPSTRPTSKEGRAMLKFGVPVVSHFVAWVIFITLDALLYCFVDIVTTKLSELEPFHVPLLMSIKGIATLIGIPFAEENHQKDFSYSVTLFEKQCLPKPKLLLYDSVVPLAAILLALLVMSLMAAKVAQLRLMVCEQFFSTAAEERVQYLHTKILKKRLKWRKEENNKCLTSLCSKAHFWCPLLFRPKEVPQSVV; encoded by the exons ATGCTAATTGCGTGGATTGCGTTAAAAAAGAGCCTCGAGGATATCAGTTATCTGGCTGTGGATGTTTTCATAACTGGTCAAAGGGATGACTTCCCAAGAACTCTCATCTTCCTCATCACCTGTAGCTTCTCCAGCCTCCTGCTCAGCTCCCTGCTTCTCCTGTACCTCCTCTTCACCCTCAACTATGAGCTAGCAGTGGCTGGAGGGATCGCCGGGTGCTTTGGGACACTACTAACAGTTGCTCTCTTCCTATCAAAGAGAGTAAGGTGCTTTGGGACTCTATTTGTGATCTCTATTTTCATGAAGAAGAGTCGCAACTTGCTCCTGACTGCTGGGACAAGTTTAGTGGTTCTCAGAAATATCCGCAACACCTTGGAGAACCTCACAGGCCTGGTCAGGAGTATGATCTGCAACCTGAAGGCCAAGAAAGCAGCCATCATCGCTCCATTCAGTAACTATGTCAATATGTTAAAGTGGCTGGGAAACATTCTCAAGGGGGTTACAGACTTTGGGGTGGTGAACCTCGACTCCAAACTGAAGGTGTCACCGAGACTGGAATCTGAAAAATTGAGGGGGAAACTCGCTGAAGCAGAGCAGACGCTGAACAACACCGTGAAGTATGTGCAGTCCGTTATGAATACAGTCTCCTCTGTGACCGATAAGATGTTTCCTGCCATCAGCTTCCTGGTGCTCATGATGTTTATAGcactgcacataaaaaaatactgcaatgaCATGAAATACCAAAACAGGTTCGTCAGCAGCAGGTTTGTTCGTTTTGATGAGAAGCAGAAGGAGGAAGGGAAGCCCCATGTCCTCCCCCTCACACCAAAGGAAGAAAAGATGTACACCGTTGTCCCCTCCACCCGCCCCACTTCCAAAGAGGGGAGAGCTATGCTGAAATTTGGTGTCCCGGTTGTGTCCCATTTTGTAGCTTGGGTCATATTTATAACCTTGGATGCCTTATTGTACTGCTTCGTCGATATTGTAACAACGAAACTATCGGAGCTGGAACCTTTCCATGTCCCGCTGCTAATGAGTATCAAA GGGATTGCAACTTTGATAGGTATACCATTTGCTGAGGAAAACCATCAAAAAGACTTCTCCTACTCTGTGACCCTGTTTGAGAAGCAGTGTCTTCCTAAACCCAAACTGCTGCTCTATGACTCTGTAGTCCCTTTGGCTGCCATCCTGCTCGCCCTGCTCGTTATGTCTCTGATGGCCGCCAAAGTGGCCCAGCTCAGGCTGATGGTCTGCGAGCAATTCTTCTCCACCGCCGCAGAGGAGAGAGTGCAATACCTCCACACCAAGATCCTGAAGAAGAGATTGAAATGGAGGAAGGAGGAAAACAACAAGTGCCTCACATCACTCTGTTCTAAG GCACATTTCTGGTGCCCGCTGCTCTTCAGGCCAAAGGAAGTTCCACAAAGTGTCGTGTGA